The following coding sequences lie in one Spinacia oleracea cultivar Varoflay chromosome 1, BTI_SOV_V1, whole genome shotgun sequence genomic window:
- the LOC110804417 gene encoding thiosulfate/3-mercaptopyruvate sulfurtransferase 2 — translation MASAIFTRILFNNRFLHSSSLSLLLKPRSSSQFFHTRAFGLGSKGLGCCNTLQRRHWVRCVVSSTNSGVKSYCTQTMSTSEPVVSVEWLHANLRQPDIKVVDASWYMPDEQRNPIQEYQVAHIPGALFFDVDGIADQTTNLPHMLPSEEAFAAAVSALGIENKDGVVVYDGKGIFSAARVWWMFRVFGHERIWVLDGGLPRWRALGYDVESSASGDAILKASAASEAIEKAYHGQQLGPITFQTKFQPHLAWTLDQVRNNIEKKTYQLIDARSKARFDGSAPEPRKGIRSGHVPGSKCVPFPKMLDSSGTLLSGDQLKENFEQEGISLDQPIVTSCGTGITACVLALGLHRLGKADVAVYDGSWTEWGGKSDTPVEASC, via the exons ATGGCGTCTGCCATCTTCACTAGAATTCTCTTTAACAATCGCTTCCTTCATTCATCTTCCCTCTCTCTTCTCCTCAAACCTCGATCATCATCTCAGTTCTTTCAT ACAAGAGCTTTTGGTTTAGGGTCCAAGGGGTTAGGTTGCTGCAACACATTACAACGGAGGCATTGGGTTCGTTGTGTAGTCTCATCGACGAACTCTGGAGTGAAGTCCTATTGTACACAGACCATGTCTACAAGTGAACCTGTGGTTTCTGTTGAATGGCTTCATGCTAACCTTAGGCAACCAGATATAAAG GTGGTGGATGCATCTTGGTACATGCCTGATGAGCAAAGGAACCCAATTCAGGAGTACCAG GTTGCACATATTCCTGGCGCTCTTTTCTTTGATGTGGATGGTATTGCAGATCAAACTACAAAT CTACCACATATGTTACCTTCTGAAGAAGCTTTTGCTGCTGCTGTTTCAGCCCTTGGCATAGAGAATAAAGATGGAGTCGTCGTCTATGATGGAAAGGGCATATTTAGTGCAGCTCGTGTTTGGTG GATGTTTCGAGTATTTGGACATGAAAGAATTTGGGTGTTGGATGGAGGTCTACCTAGATGGCGTGCATTAGGGTATGATGTTGAATCCAGTGCTTCTGGCGATGCTATTCTAAAAGCTAGCGCTGCCAGTGAGGCCATTGAAAAAGCGTATCATGGACAACAG CTTGGGCCAATCACGTTTCAGACCAAATTTCAGCCTCATCTTGCGTGGACGCTTGACCAG GTGAGAAATAATATTGAGAAAAAGACGTATCAGCTTATCGATGCCCGATCAAAGGCGAG GTTTGACGGAAGTGCACCCGAGCCACGAAAGGGGATAAGGAGTGGTCATGTGCCAGGAAGCAAGTGTGTTCCTTTCCCCAAG ATGTTAGACTCATCAGGAACTCTATTATCTGGAGATCAGCTGAAGGAAAATTTTGAACAGGAAG GAATCTCCTTGGATCAGCCAATTGTGACTTCCTGTGGTACAGGCATAACTGCTTGTGTTCTCGCATTG GGTTTGCATCGACTTGGGAAGGCTGATGTTGCTGTTTATGATGGCTCATGGACAGAATGGGGAGGGAAATCTGACACCCCCGTTGAGGCGTCGTGTTGA
- the LOC110804418 gene encoding uncharacterized protein, which produces MVREMTIFRYLLHPLLLAKPLISSTSSPFCTVFSLQNSPHFSFPINRRRQQYSHAFSVESRRLASSDSSSSTNVPTDSFPKFSELDDVLKGYMFGQKKATEVAHLVWKLVVQKGDTVVDATCGNGNDTVALAKLVVDDFAKGCVYGMDVQEDAIQNTSSLLNLSLDPNQRKCVKLYSICHSRMVDVIPENSSVRLVAFNLGYLPGGDKGIITNSATTLLALKAAKELLLPGGVISVVAYVGHPGGREEYETVQAFASELPAERWVCSQIQMLNKPLAPVLVFLFKR; this is translated from the exons ATGGTGAGAGAGATGACAATATTCCGGTATCTGCTGCATCCTTTACTCCTTGCTAAACCCCTCATTTCTTCCACTTCTTCCCCTTTCTGCACAGTCTTCTCTCTCCAGAATTCTCCGCACTTTTCATTTCCCATTAATCGAAGACGTCAGCAATATTCTCACGCATTCTCAGTTGAAAGTAGAAGACTAGCATCATCAGATTCGTCATCTTCAACCAATGTTCCCACTGACTCCTTTCCCAAGTTTTCTG AGTTAGATGATGTTTTGAAGGGCTATATGTTTGGCCAGAAAAAGGCAACCGAAGTTGCTCATTT GGTATGGAAACTTGTGGTTCAAAAGGGTGATACAGTTGTTGATGCTACTTGTGGTAATGGCAATGATACCGTGGCATTGGCCAAGTTGGTTGTAGATGATTTCGCTAAAGGGTGCGTATATGGGATGGATGTTCAGGAAGATGCTATACAGAATACTTCGTCCTTACTTAACCTGTCACTCGATCCAAACCAG AGAAAGTGTGTGAAGCTATATTCAATCTGTCACAGTAGAATGGTGGATGTGATTCCTGAGAATAGCTCTGTGAG GCTTGTCGCGTTCAATTTGGGATACCTTCCCGGAGGTGACAAGGGAATAATCACAAACTCGGCTACAACCCTGCTGGCACTCAAAGCAGCAAAGGAATTGTTACTTCCTGGTGGAGTTATTAGTGTTGTTGCTTATGTTGGCCACCCTGGTGGAAG GGAAGAATATGAAACTGTGCAAGCTTTTGCTTCTGAGTTACCGGCAGAAAGATGGGTATGCAGCCAAATTCAGATGTTAAACAAACCACTTGCACCAGTTCTTGTATTTTTGTTTAAGAGATGA
- the LOC110804414 gene encoding phosphoglycerate kinase 3, cytosolic has translation MATKRSVSTLKEADLKGKRVFVRVDLNVPLDDNCNITDDTRIRAAVPTIKYLSGHGAKVILCSHLGRPKGVTPKFSLKPLIPRLSELLGAEVKMANDSIGEEVEKMVADLPEGGVLLLENVRFYKEEEKNDPEFAKKLAALADVYVNDAFGTAHRAHASTEGVAKYLKPSVAGFLMQKELDYLVGAVANPKKPFAAIVGGSKVSSKIGVIESLLAKVDYLLLGGGMIFTFYKAQGLSVGSSLVEEDKLELANLLIEKAKAQGVSLMLPTDVVIANKFSADADSKVVPASAIPDGWMGLDIGPDSIVTFSEALDKTQTVIWNGPMGVFEFEKFAAGTEAVARQLAELSGKGVTTIIGGGDSVAAVEKVGLADKMSHISTGGGASLELLEGKPLPGVLALDDA, from the exons ATGGCGACAAAGAGGAGTGTATCAACACTAAAAGAGGCAGATTTGAAGGGGAAAAGAGTATTTGTTCGTGTAGATTTGAATGTTCCATTGGATGATAATTGTAACATCACTGATGATACAAGGATTCGTGCTGCTGTCCCTACTATTAAATACTTGTCTGGTCATGGCGCTAAAGTCATTCTCTGCAGTCATCTG GGACGTCCAAAAGGTGTCACACCTAAGTTCAGCTTGAAGCCCCTTATCCCAAGGCTTTCCGAGCTTCTTGGTGCTGAG GTTAAAATGGCAAATGATTCCATTGGTGAGGAAGTCGAGAAAATGGTGGCTGATTTGCCTGAAGGAGGTGTATTGCTCCTTGAGAATGTGAGATTCTATAAAGAGGAAGAGAAGAATGATCCCGAGTTTGCAAAGAAATTGGCCGCTCTAGCAGATGTCTATGTGAATGATGCTTTCGGTACTGCCCACAGAGCTCATGCTTCCACTGAGGGTGTTGCCAAATATTTGAAGCCTTCTGTTGCTGGCTTCTTGATGCAAAAG GAACTTGATTACCTAGTCGGAGCTGTGGCAAACCCCAAGAAACCTTTTGCTGCCATTGTTGGTGGCTCTAAGGTGTCTTCAAAGATTGGTGTGATTGAGTCACTGTTAGCTAAGGTGGACTATCTTTTACTTGGAGGAGGAATGATATTCACTTTTTACAAAGCACAAGGACTCTCAGTTGGATCCTCTTTGGTAGAGGAAGACAAGCTTGAACTTGCAAACCTGCTAATTGAGAAGGCAAAAGCTCAAGGAGTATCTCTGATGCTGCCTACTGACGTCGTAATTGCTAACAAGTTTTCTGCTGATGCTGACAGCAAG GTTGTACCAGCCTCTGCTATTCCTGATGGCTGGATGGGTTTGGACATTGGCCCAGATTCTATCGTCACATTCAGTGAGGCTTTGGATAAGACTCAGACCGTCATCTGGAATGGACCTATGGGTGTCTTTGAATTTGAGAAATTCGCTGCAGGGACTGAG GCGGTAGCGAGGCAGTTGGCGGAGCTTAGTGGAAAGGGTGTGACCACAATCATCGGAGGAGGTGATTCTGTTGCTGCTGTGGAGAAGGTTGGTCTTGCAGACAAGATGAGCCACATCTCTACTGGAGGTGGTGCAAGTTTGGAGCTTTTGGAAGGCAAACCATTGCCTGGAGTTCTTGCCCTTGATGATGCTTAA